In Bacteroides coprosuis DSM 18011, the following are encoded in one genomic region:
- a CDS encoding hypothetical protein (KEGG: clj:CLJU_c32700 hypothetical protein~SPTR: Putative uncharacterized protein;~IMG reference gene:2504107788) has protein sequence MKNTTLDLDAIRNISISEDEMKHFLSYLLFRESNCSLYLKNFLWENYKQETDSLFSIQIELSLPKKDTLNTSDNRKEIVLLWPNDDLFERDVVFFLQYEKYDSYRVHDDLQDLFHSIRQRFSSLLQTARVFYNQEWLPSIVFENIDSYFHKYFPQLIESLVPYQKLLSELKLDEEYLETIISPDNAMLSLFSSENNPIFRSAINLVEKLLQEEGVSYKEQMPISKLMSLLEDSPFGWDQIQIECIISYLIMNHKLFVMYNNLHLTPHQYAQQINNIAIRESLFVSI, from the coding sequence ATGAAAAATACGACTCTTGATTTGGATGCAATACGGAATATATCTATTAGTGAAGATGAAATGAAACATTTCCTCTCTTACCTTCTTTTTAGAGAAAGTAACTGCTCTCTTTACCTTAAAAATTTTCTTTGGGAAAACTATAAACAAGAAACAGACAGCTTATTTTCCATACAAATCGAACTTTCACTTCCTAAAAAAGACACTCTAAACACCTCAGATAATAGAAAAGAGATTGTTCTTTTATGGCCCAATGACGATCTATTTGAAAGAGATGTTGTTTTCTTTTTACAGTATGAAAAATATGATTCTTATCGAGTACATGATGATTTACAGGATTTATTCCATTCAATAAGGCAACGATTTAGTTCTCTCTTACAAACAGCAAGAGTTTTCTACAACCAAGAATGGCTTCCTAGTATTGTTTTCGAGAATATAGATTCTTATTTCCATAAATATTTTCCCCAACTCATTGAGAGTTTAGTTCCGTATCAAAAGCTATTATCTGAATTAAAATTAGATGAAGAGTATCTAGAAACAATTATCTCGCCAGATAATGCTATGCTCAGCCTATTCTCTAGTGAAAACAACCCTATATTTCGTTCGGCAATTAATTTAGTAGAGAAGCTCCTACAAGAAGAAGGAGTTAGCTATAAAGAGCAAATGCCAATAAGCAAACTTATGAGCTTATTGGAAGATTCTCCTTTTGGATGGGATCAAATTCAAATAGAATGCATCATCTCTTATCTTATTATGAATCATAAACTATTTGTTATGTATAATAATTTGCACCTCACTCCCCACCAATACGCACAGCAAATTAATAATATTGCTATAAGAGAGTCACTATTCGTATCTATCTAA
- a CDS encoding electron transport complex, RnfABCDGE type, A subunit (COGs: COG4657 NADH:ubiquinone oxidoreductase subunit RnfA~InterPro IPR011293:IPR003667~KEGG: bfs:BF2614 electron transport complex protein RnfA~PFAM: Electron transport complex, Rnf/Nqr~SPTR: Electron transport complex, RnfABCDGE type, A subunit;~TIGRFAM: Electron transport complex, RnfA~IMG reference gene:2504107789~PFAM: Rnf-Nqr subunit, membrane protein~TIGRFAM: electron transport complex, RnfABCDGE type, A subunit), whose protein sequence is MEYILIFISAIFVNNVVLSQFLGICPFLGVSKKVETALGMGAAVTFVLTIATVVTFLIQKWMLEPLSLVYLQTITFILVIAGLVQMVEIILKKVSPALYQALGVFLPLITTNCCILGVAILVIQKDFDLLTGVVYAFSTAIGFGLALVIFAGLREQMRLVKIPAGMKGTPIALITAGLLAMAFMGFAGVV, encoded by the coding sequence ATGGAATATATATTAATATTTATCTCGGCCATATTTGTGAACAACGTAGTGTTGTCACAATTCTTAGGTATATGCCCTTTCTTAGGGGTATCGAAGAAGGTAGAAACAGCTTTAGGTATGGGAGCAGCAGTTACTTTTGTGCTAACAATAGCAACTGTAGTAACATTCCTTATTCAGAAATGGATGTTGGAACCATTAAGCTTAGTTTATCTTCAAACGATTACATTTATTCTGGTTATTGCAGGTTTGGTTCAGATGGTAGAAATCATCTTGAAGAAAGTTTCTCCTGCACTTTACCAAGCATTAGGTGTGTTTTTACCTTTAATTACAACAAACTGTTGTATTCTAGGTGTTGCCATACTTGTTATTCAAAAAGATTTTGATTTGCTTACTGGAGTAGTTTATGCTTTCTCTACAGCAATCGGTTTTGGTCTAGCACTAGTTATATTTGCTGGATTACGTGAACAGATGAGATTGGTTAAGATTCCTGCAGGAATGAAAGGAACACCTATTGCATTAATTACTGCTGGTCTATTGGCTATGGCTTTTATGGGCTTTGCAGGCGTTGTTTGA